The proteins below come from a single Numenius arquata chromosome 19, bNumArq3.hap1.1, whole genome shotgun sequence genomic window:
- the NRARP gene encoding notch-regulated ankyrin repeat-containing protein, whose amino-acid sequence MSQSEVSAVAAPPPSQRVFQEAVRRGNTKELQSLLQNMTNCEFNVNSFGPEGQTALHQSVIDGNLELVKLLVKFGADIRLANRDGWSALHIAAFGGHQDIVLYLITKAKYSAGAR is encoded by the coding sequence ATGAGCCAGAGCGAGGTGTCGGCGGTGGCCGCGCCGCCGCCCAGCCAGCGCGTCTTCCAGGAGGCGGTGCGGCGCGGCAACACCAAGGAGCTGCAGTCGCTGCTGCAGAACATGACGAACTGCGAGTTCAACGTCAACTCCTTCGGGCCCGAGGGGCAGACGGCGCTGCACCAGTCCGTCATCGACGGCAACCTGGAGCTGGTCAAGCTCCTGGTCAAGTTCGGCGCCGACATCCGCCTGGCCAACCGGGACGGCTGGAGCGCCCTGCACATCGCCGCCTTCGGGGGCCACCAGGACATCGTCCTCTACCTGATCACCAAGGCCAAATACTCCGCCGGCGCCCGGTGA